A genome region from Panacibacter microcysteis includes the following:
- a CDS encoding IS3 family transposase, protein MVDDLRIERPKDIGKACRILNISRSSLHYQSVKNDEVLIQLLRHLAATVGDEGYQKFYNRIRLQGYRVNHKRVYRLYKQLGLRIKRKVKKRLPVRIQEKLEVPAAFTQTWSIDFMTDALSNGRKFRSFNVIDDFNREVLFIETDYSLKSSRVLWVLRHLIARYGKPKKIRMDNGPEFIAHLAKHWSQANEIEFKYIQPGKPSQNAYIERFNRTYRQKVLDAYLFDSLNEVREITEDFIIDYNNHRPHDALGGLTPVCYRQNREGLNPCFADGLRYASATPSLHYTHQQNNMQ, encoded by the coding sequence ATCGTAGATGATCTGCGTATAGAACGGCCTAAAGACATAGGCAAGGCGTGTCGTATATTAAACATCAGCCGCAGCTCTTTGCATTATCAATCTGTAAAGAATGATGAGGTGCTCATTCAATTACTCCGGCACCTTGCAGCAACAGTGGGAGATGAAGGGTATCAAAAGTTTTATAATCGCATAAGACTGCAGGGCTACCGGGTTAATCATAAACGTGTATACAGGCTTTACAAACAACTGGGATTGCGTATAAAGCGTAAAGTAAAAAAACGGTTACCTGTTCGCATACAGGAAAAGCTGGAAGTGCCGGCAGCCTTTACACAAACATGGAGTATAGATTTTATGACAGATGCGTTAAGCAATGGACGTAAGTTCAGGTCATTTAATGTGATAGATGATTTTAACCGTGAAGTACTTTTTATAGAAACAGATTATTCACTAAAAAGCAGCCGTGTACTTTGGGTATTAAGACATTTAATAGCACGGTATGGCAAGCCTAAAAAAATACGAATGGATAACGGCCCGGAATTTATAGCACATCTTGCAAAGCACTGGAGCCAGGCAAACGAAATAGAGTTTAAATATATACAGCCCGGCAAGCCATCGCAAAATGCATACATTGAAAGGTTTAACCGCACTTACCGGCAAAAAGTGCTGGATGCTTATTTATTTGATAGCTTAAACGAAGTAAGAGAAATAACAGAAGATTTTATAATTGACTATAACAACCATCGGCCGCATGATGCACTCGGTGGACTGACGCCAGTATGCTACCGGCAAAACAGGGAAGGATTAAATCCCTGTTTTGCTGATGGGCTCCGTTACGCTTCGGCTACGCCTTCGCTTCACTACACCCATCAGCAAAACAACATGCAATGA
- a CDS encoding transposase: MKKSTFSPAQIAGILKEFDNGKSAEEINREHGVSKASLYKWRQRYGGMEATELKRMKDLEEENARLKRMYANLAMELDVAKYIIEKKL; encoded by the coding sequence ATGAAAAAAAGCACATTCAGTCCTGCACAGATTGCAGGCATTCTCAAAGAGTTTGATAATGGCAAGAGTGCCGAAGAGATTAATCGTGAACACGGAGTAAGCAAAGCCAGTCTTTATAAATGGCGACAACGCTATGGTGGTATGGAAGCTACAGAGCTTAAGCGTATGAAGGACCTGGAAGAAGAAAATGCCCGGTTAAAACGCATGTATGCAAACCTGGCCATGGAGCTTGACGTAGCAAAATACATCATTGAAAAAAAGTTGTAA
- a CDS encoding serine hydrolase, with translation MKKGIKTTDLILVLTLTLFSLQLKAQNTSDSIDVFIKKKMTQLQIPGLQLAIVKNGKLDKLSNYGLANIEHQVPTIAKTTFSINSMTKAFVGVAIMQLQEQGKLNINNPISYYISDIPENWKSITIKQLLSNVSGLPNNIDEKEQVLGEGVESKNWEMVRKLPMESHPGEKFSYNQTGYYILGKIINSLSGQHFTQFIAENQFTPCLMTATRFGDSNDIIPNNAGSYSTIFNENGKWINDGKLHNSYASFPLFFRTATGIISTAEDLSKWLIALQSGKLLKKQESIDQMFTTTKLNSGEIGGFNKLTNGYALGWPTVERDEHFAVAPVGGMRSALFVYPQDSLAIVILTNLQGSNPEWFIDEIAGYYFPDMKVQNGFGLSKNLKILRLYLIKSNYQNPYNIYQKLSQSNRNYTLTEDEINTWGYQLMEQNKKNEALQIFRLNTLLFPNSWNVYDSYGEMLETSGNRKEAIINYKKSLELNPDNSNARNFLNAKK, from the coding sequence TTTATCAAAAAAAAGATGACCCAACTCCAAATACCCGGACTTCAGTTAGCCATTGTCAAAAATGGAAAACTAGATAAGTTGAGTAATTATGGTTTGGCAAATATTGAGCATCAGGTACCAACAATTGCTAAAACGACTTTTTCTATTAATTCTATGACGAAAGCATTTGTGGGAGTGGCTATAATGCAGTTGCAAGAGCAGGGAAAGCTTAATATTAATAATCCTATTTCTTATTACATTTCTGATATTCCTGAAAATTGGAAATCAATTACAATAAAACAATTGTTAAGCAATGTTTCTGGACTTCCAAATAATATAGATGAAAAGGAACAAGTACTGGGGGAGGGTGTGGAAAGTAAAAACTGGGAAATGGTTAGGAAATTGCCAATGGAATCTCACCCTGGAGAAAAATTTAGTTACAATCAAACAGGATATTATATTCTGGGAAAAATTATTAATTCGTTAAGCGGGCAACATTTTACGCAATTCATAGCAGAAAATCAATTTACGCCTTGTCTGATGACTGCTACACGATTTGGGGATTCCAACGACATAATTCCCAATAACGCCGGCTCATATTCTACGATTTTCAACGAAAATGGCAAATGGATTAACGACGGTAAATTACACAATTCATATGCATCATTTCCGTTGTTTTTCAGAACTGCAACCGGAATTATTTCTACTGCCGAAGATTTGAGTAAATGGCTGATTGCTTTACAAAGTGGGAAACTTTTAAAAAAACAAGAAAGCATTGATCAAATGTTTACAACAACAAAATTGAACAGTGGTGAAATTGGTGGATTTAATAAACTCACGAATGGCTACGCATTAGGCTGGCCAACTGTAGAAAGAGACGAACATTTTGCAGTAGCGCCAGTTGGCGGAATGCGTTCTGCTTTATTTGTATATCCCCAAGATAGTTTAGCTATTGTGATATTAACTAACCTCCAGGGTTCAAATCCAGAATGGTTTATCGATGAAATTGCTGGATATTATTTCCCGGATATGAAGGTTCAAAATGGTTTTGGTTTGAGTAAGAACCTGAAAATATTACGACTATACCTTATAAAGAGTAATTATCAAAACCCTTACAATATTTATCAGAAATTAAGTCAATCAAACAGAAACTATACCCTGACCGAAGATGAAATCAACACCTGGGGGTATCAGCTAATGGAGCAAAATAAAAAAAATGAAGCGCTGCAAATTTTTAGGTTGAATACACTATTATTCCCTAATAGTTGGAATGTATATGATAGCTATGGGGAAATGCTGGAAACTTCAGGAAACCGAAAAGAGGCAATTATTAATTACAAGAAATCTTTAGAACTGAATCCTGACAACTCGAATGCTCGAAATTTTTTAAACGCTAAGAAATAA